A single region of the Neisseriaceae bacterium genome encodes:
- the nuoL gene encoding NADH-quinone oxidoreductase subunit L produces the protein MDKMSLYLIIVLAPLFGSLLAGFCGKKIGKTGAHTVTILGLLLSTSLSCYVLKGFITGQETVFNENLYTWLTVGDSLSFSIGFLVDQLTALMMFVVTSVSLMVHIYTIGYMKDDSGYQRFFSYISLFTFSMLVLLMSNNFVQLFFGWEAVGLVSYLLIGFWFKRPTAIFANLKAFLINRVGDFGFLLGIGLVLAYFNVGLEYSAVFQVAPSLKDTTLTIIPGLELNLMTTTCILLFIGAMGKSAQFPLHVWLPDSMEGPTPISALIHAATMVTAGIFMVTRMSPLFELSTMALTFIVVIGAITALFMGFLGVVQHDIKRVVAYSTLSQLGYMIVALGVSAYSAGMFHVMTHAFFKALLFLCAGSVIIGMHHDQDMRNMGGLRRYMPITWITMLLGSLSLIGTPFFSGFFSKDSIIEAVKFSHLPVANMAYWFLVISVFITAFYSFRLYFLVFHGKERWRESKGHHVDANAEHHGLAPNENPKESPWSMILPLIFLAIPSVIIGYYTIEPLLYGGFFGESIYINTTLHTVMASMSEHFEGGAKVMGIHGFTSLPFWLALAGVVSAFIMYMVIPALPEKFKTVFKPIYALLDNKYYIDDLYYFVFVKGSQKIGRFFWQVGDVLLIDSVIVNGSARVVSVCSVVFRKLQTGFIYTYAVTMILGLLVFIIYWFYPVILKTFS, from the coding sequence ATGGATAAGATGAGTTTATATTTAATAATTGTTTTAGCCCCATTATTTGGTTCCTTACTGGCTGGATTCTGTGGAAAAAAAATAGGTAAGACAGGTGCGCATACGGTTACTATCTTAGGGTTGTTATTATCTACATCGCTGTCATGTTATGTATTGAAAGGATTTATTACAGGTCAAGAGACTGTATTCAATGAAAATCTATACACATGGTTGACTGTTGGTGATTCACTAAGTTTTTCGATAGGTTTTTTGGTAGATCAACTAACAGCTTTAATGATGTTTGTTGTTACCAGTGTTTCTTTGATGGTTCATATTTATACCATTGGCTACATGAAAGATGACTCCGGTTATCAACGTTTTTTTAGTTATATTTCTTTATTTACTTTTTCAATGCTCGTTTTATTGATGAGTAATAATTTTGTTCAGTTATTTTTTGGATGGGAGGCAGTTGGTTTAGTTTCTTATCTTTTAATTGGTTTTTGGTTTAAGCGTCCAACAGCCATTTTTGCTAATTTAAAAGCGTTTCTAATTAATAGGGTGGGGGATTTTGGCTTTTTACTGGGGATTGGTTTAGTATTGGCTTACTTTAATGTAGGGTTAGAGTACAGCGCAGTTTTTCAAGTGGCTCCAAGTTTAAAAGATACTACACTTACAATTATTCCAGGTTTAGAACTCAACTTAATGACGACGACGTGTATTTTGTTATTCATTGGCGCTATGGGTAAATCAGCACAGTTTCCACTACATGTATGGTTACCAGATTCGATGGAAGGTCCTACACCCATCTCTGCTTTGATTCATGCTGCAACAATGGTTACAGCTGGTATTTTTATGGTTACAAGAATGTCTCCTCTCTTTGAATTATCAACTATGGCTTTAACATTTATTGTTGTTATTGGTGCTATTACAGCCTTATTTATGGGCTTTCTTGGAGTAGTACAGCATGACATTAAGAGAGTGGTGGCGTATTCTACTTTGTCTCAATTGGGTTATATGATTGTTGCTCTAGGGGTATCTGCATACAGTGCAGGGATGTTTCATGTTATGACACATGCCTTTTTTAAAGCACTTTTGTTTTTGTGTGCAGGTTCTGTAATAATTGGTATGCATCATGATCAGGATATGCGTAATATGGGTGGATTGAGAAGATATATGCCAATTACCTGGATAACTATGTTGTTAGGTAGTTTATCTTTGATTGGAACACCTTTCTTCTCTGGTTTTTTCTCTAAGGATTCTATCATAGAGGCAGTTAAATTTTCTCATTTACCCGTTGCGAATATGGCCTATTGGTTTTTAGTTATTAGTGTCTTTATTACAGCATTTTATTCTTTTAGATTATATTTTTTAGTTTTTCATGGCAAGGAACGCTGGAGAGAATCTAAAGGACATCATGTAGATGCTAATGCAGAGCATCATGGTTTAGCACCTAATGAAAATCCTAAGGAGAGTCCTTGGAGTATGATACTTCCACTAATTTTTTTAGCCATACCGTCTGTAATTATTGGTTACTATACAATTGAACCATTACTATATGGTGGATTTTTTGGAGAATCAATTTATATTAATACTACTTTGCATACTGTTATGGCGAGCATGAGTGAACACTTCGAAGGAGGTGCTAAAGTAATGGGGATTCATGGATTTACAAGTTTGCCATTTTGGCTGGCTTTGGCTGGAGTGGTTTCGGCTTTTATAATGTATATGGTAATTCCCGCATTACCTGAGAAGTTTAAAACTGTTTTTAAACCTATTTATGCCTTATTAGATAACAAATATTATATTGATGATCTTTACTATTTTGTATTTGTTAAAGGATCTCAAAAAATAGGTAGATTTTTCTGGCAGGTGGGTGATGTACTATTGATTGATTCGGTTATTGTTAATGGTAGTGCAAGAGTAGTATCAGTTTGTTCTGTAGTTTTTAGAAAGTTACAGACTGGTTTTATTTATACCTACGCTGTTACTATGATTTTAGGGTTATTAGTTTTCATTATTTACTGGTTTTATCCAGTTATTCTTAAAACATTCTCATAA
- a CDS encoding NADH-quinone oxidoreductase subunit M translates to MDYILSLAIWLPIVFGVVILITGGNSREKISKVLALIGSLLSFLVVLPLYFNFDKGIFSMQYQEFYSWIPALNLNYHLGVDGISVLLLLLNSLITFLVVIAGWEVIKKNVSQYMAAFLIMSGLINGAFASMNAILFYVFFEGMLIPMYLIIGIWGGPRKVYAAIKFFLYTLLGSLLMLVALIYLSYLANGSFEILDFYNIPHIAMGTQILLFIAFFLSFAVKVPMFPVHTWLPDAHVEAPTGGSIVLAAITLKIGGYGFLRFMLPILPDASRYFAPVIIILSLIAVVYIGFVALVQTDMKKLVAYSSISHMGFVTLGVFLFSDNNLNITALEGSLMQMISHGFVSAAMFMCIGVLYDRIHSRNITDYGGVANVMPKFATFMMLFAMANAGLPGTSGFVGEFMVIMGSVQVNFIVGIFAASTLILGAAYTLWMYKRVIFGAIANPGVAKLKDINKREYCVLVILAVAVLGMGLYPEMFSSVLHESAKNLVNLVAQTKI, encoded by the coding sequence ATGGATTATATTTTAAGTTTAGCTATTTGGCTTCCGATCGTATTTGGTGTTGTCATCTTGATAACAGGTGGCAATTCTAGAGAAAAAATTTCAAAAGTATTGGCTCTTATAGGGAGTTTATTGAGTTTTTTAGTTGTATTACCTTTATATTTTAATTTTGACAAAGGTATTTTTTCGATGCAGTATCAAGAATTTTATTCTTGGATTCCTGCTTTGAATCTTAATTATCATTTGGGGGTTGATGGTATTTCTGTGTTACTCCTGCTATTAAATAGCCTAATTACCTTTTTGGTGGTTATAGCGGGGTGGGAGGTTATTAAGAAAAATGTCTCTCAATACATGGCTGCGTTTTTGATTATGTCTGGATTAATTAATGGTGCATTTGCATCCATGAACGCTATTTTATTTTATGTTTTTTTTGAAGGAATGCTAATTCCTATGTATCTAATTATTGGTATATGGGGAGGGCCTAGAAAAGTATATGCTGCAATAAAGTTCTTTTTGTATACGTTGTTAGGTTCATTGTTAATGTTAGTTGCTCTGATCTACCTTTCATACTTAGCAAATGGTAGTTTTGAAATACTGGACTTTTATAATATCCCTCACATTGCAATGGGTACTCAGATATTGTTATTTATCGCCTTCTTTTTATCTTTTGCAGTTAAGGTGCCAATGTTTCCTGTGCATACATGGTTACCGGATGCCCATGTAGAGGCACCAACGGGAGGATCTATAGTATTAGCGGCAATAACTTTGAAAATTGGAGGATATGGTTTTTTGAGGTTTATGTTGCCTATTTTACCTGATGCATCAAGGTATTTTGCACCTGTCATTATTATATTGTCTTTAATCGCTGTTGTTTATATTGGGTTTGTTGCTTTAGTACAGACTGATATGAAGAAATTGGTAGCATATTCTTCTATTAGTCATATGGGGTTTGTGACATTAGGTGTATTTTTATTTTCTGATAATAATCTAAATATTACAGCCTTGGAAGGTTCATTGATGCAAATGATTTCTCATGGGTTTGTTTCTGCTGCAATGTTCATGTGTATAGGGGTTCTATACGATAGGATACATAGTAGAAATATTACTGATTATGGTGGTGTTGCAAATGTAATGCCTAAATTTGCTACTTTTATGATGTTATTTGCAATGGCCAATGCTGGATTACCGGGTACATCGGGATTTGTGGGTGAATTCATGGTTATAATGGGTTCTGTACAAGTTAACTTTATTGTAGGGATATTTGCTGCATCGACTTTGATCCTAGGTGCTGCCTATACCTTATGGATGTATAAGAGAGTGATATTTGGAGCTATTGCTAACCCAGGGGTAGCTAAACTAAAAGATATCAATAAGCGTGAGTATTGTGTATTAGTGATATTAGCAGTAGCCGTATTAGGAATGGGTTTATATCCAGAAATGTTTAGTAGTGTTTTACATGAGTCTGCTAAAAATTTGGTTAATTTAGTAGCACAAACTAAGATTTAA
- the nuoN gene encoding NADH-quinone oxidoreductase subunit NuoN codes for MTQPDWLILPDVSLLILLGLVLVIDLFMSDKNRKITEKFTLLGLIIIFIIQLSVTFNQAFHAEPILFFDNMCINDGLSNVSKLIMYILTFVALVYSRQYLKQQNLYKGEYYLLILFALLGMNIMVSSINYVMMFIGLELLSLALYALIALKRNSISSSEASLKYFILGSLASGILLFGISMIYGATGTLDMLEVFQRSQNLADSKQILLLLGVVFSVVGIAFKFGTVPFHMWVPDVYEGASTSVAMFVGTAPKIAVVVFAYRILLESLGTNLTDISLMLQIIAVASLLLGNIAAIIQTNIKRMLGYSTISHMGFIILGFSANHFQYDGTSFLSYNWQGFYSAMFYAITYVGMSSVAFAVLMATSIKEKECKNLSDLAGLNSRHPVLAFIMLLAMFSMAGIPPLVGFYAKFYVIEALIASQLTWLAVFAVLMSLIGAFYYLRVVKVMYFDAPEKESSKKDLDLAMFAKIFLGFNGLALLIFGIYPEPIIRLCEYMFSMSKIL; via the coding sequence ATGACTCAACCTGATTGGCTTATTTTGCCAGATGTTAGCTTGTTGATATTATTGGGTTTGGTCTTAGTTATTGACTTATTTATGTCAGATAAGAATCGCAAAATTACTGAGAAGTTTACTTTGTTGGGTCTTATTATTATATTTATCATTCAATTGTCAGTCACCTTCAATCAAGCTTTTCATGCAGAACCAATATTATTTTTTGATAACATGTGCATTAATGATGGTTTATCCAATGTATCAAAGTTAATTATGTATATATTAACATTTGTTGCGTTGGTTTACTCGAGACAATATTTGAAACAACAAAATTTATACAAAGGTGAGTATTATTTATTGATATTATTTGCTTTATTAGGTATGAATATTATGGTTAGTTCTATAAACTATGTCATGATGTTCATTGGTTTAGAGCTATTATCTTTAGCGTTGTATGCCTTGATTGCTTTGAAACGAAATTCTATAAGTTCAAGTGAGGCAAGTTTAAAATATTTTATTCTGGGATCACTTGCTTCTGGTATTTTGTTATTTGGTATTTCTATGATATACGGTGCTACAGGAACTTTGGATATGTTAGAAGTATTCCAAAGAAGCCAAAATTTAGCTGATTCTAAACAGATTCTATTGTTATTAGGAGTTGTGTTCTCAGTGGTTGGGATTGCTTTTAAATTTGGCACTGTACCATTTCATATGTGGGTACCTGATGTGTATGAGGGAGCTTCTACTTCAGTCGCAATGTTTGTGGGTACAGCACCTAAAATAGCTGTTGTGGTATTTGCTTATAGAATTTTATTAGAGTCTTTAGGCACAAACCTAACAGATATCTCTTTGATGTTACAAATTATTGCAGTTGCCTCTTTGTTATTAGGTAATATAGCTGCTATTATTCAAACTAATATCAAAAGAATGTTGGGATACTCAACGATTTCACATATGGGATTTATAATTTTGGGATTTTCAGCTAATCATTTCCAATATGATGGTACATCGTTTCTTAGTTATAATTGGCAAGGATTTTACAGTGCCATGTTCTATGCTATTACATATGTAGGTATGTCTAGTGTTGCATTTGCTGTGTTAATGGCAACTTCTATCAAAGAAAAAGAATGCAAAAATTTGTCTGATTTAGCAGGTCTGAATAGTAGACATCCAGTTTTAGCTTTTATTATGTTGTTAGCCATGTTTTCAATGGCAGGGATACCTCCATTGGTAGGTTTTTATGCTAAGTTTTATGTTATTGAGGCATTAATTGCCAGTCAATTGACTTGGTTAGCAGTATTTGCCGTTTTAATGTCTTTGATTGGTGCTTTCTATTATTTACGTGTAGTGAAGGTAATGTATTTTGATGCTCCAGAAAAAGAATCATCCAAAAAAGATTTAGATTTGGCTATGTTCGCCAAAATATTTCTAGGTTTTAATGGGTTAGCTTTGTTGATATTCGGTATTTATCCAGAGCCAATTATACGTTTATGTGAATATATGTTTAGCATGAGTAAGATACTATAG
- a CDS encoding adenylate kinase: MKILLLGPPGAGKGTQARFICETFNIPQISTGDMLRTAIKEETPLGLQAKKVMNSGNLVNDDIIISLVKERVAQDDCTNGFLFDGFPRTLAQAEAMIANNLELDYVFELKVPDEEIIKKMSGRWVHLPSGRTYHTTFNPPKQHYIDDITGEKLIQREDDKEETVRNRLDIYHQQTEILSDFYKKLYQTGKLIYVEVDGTQSINDVKNEILNVLNQ, translated from the coding sequence ATGAAAATATTACTATTAGGCCCACCAGGCGCAGGTAAAGGGACTCAAGCTAGATTTATTTGTGAAACATTCAATATCCCACAAATATCTACTGGTGATATGCTAAGGACTGCAATTAAAGAAGAAACTCCTTTGGGTCTACAAGCTAAAAAAGTTATGAATTCAGGAAATCTTGTCAATGATGATATCATTATTAGCCTTGTCAAAGAACGAGTTGCTCAAGATGACTGCACTAATGGTTTTTTATTTGATGGCTTTCCTCGTACCTTAGCACAGGCAGAAGCAATGATAGCAAATAATCTTGAATTGGATTATGTGTTTGAATTGAAAGTACCTGATGAAGAAATTATTAAAAAGATGTCTGGTCGCTGGGTACATTTACCTTCAGGACGTACCTATCATACAACGTTCAATCCACCTAAACAACATTATATAGACGATATTACAGGTGAAAAATTAATACAACGTGAAGATGATAAGGAAGAAACAGTTCGTAATCGCTTAGATATTTATCATCAACAAACCGAAATTTTGTCTGACTTCTATAAAAAACTATATCAAACCGGTAAACTAATTTACGTTGAAGTCGATGGGACGCAATCAATTAATGATGTCAAAAATGAGATTCTAAATGTTTTAAATCAGTAA
- the kdsB gene encoding 3-deoxy-manno-octulosonate cytidylyltransferase, with protein MTPSADFTILIPTRLESSRLPNKALADILGIPMIIRVANQAKKSHAKQVVIATDSDKIAEVCQKFNFSFIKTSSSHQSGTDRLAEAVQKLNIPDDEIILNIQGDEPLINPQLINQLAAKLAGCSTPIATLAHPIYSEEEYKNPNIVKVVLNKNQEAMYFSRSLIPFLRNKNPELSILRHIGLYAYRAQFLKTYYKLGTSSLEHVESLEQLRILWHGYAISVLVTEEKTSIGVDTPEDLNKVIELIKKNKELL; from the coding sequence ATGACGCCCTCAGCTGATTTTACAATTTTAATTCCCACACGACTCGAATCTTCCCGATTGCCGAATAAGGCATTAGCGGATATTCTTGGAATCCCAATGATTATAAGAGTTGCCAATCAAGCGAAGAAGAGCCATGCAAAACAAGTCGTCATCGCTACTGATAGTGATAAAATCGCTGAAGTTTGCCAAAAATTTAATTTCTCATTTATTAAAACCAGTAGTAGCCATCAAAGTGGTACTGATCGTTTAGCTGAAGCTGTACAAAAACTAAACATACCTGATGATGAAATTATACTTAATATACAAGGTGATGAACCGTTGATTAATCCTCAACTAATTAACCAACTGGCTGCTAAATTAGCTGGCTGTAGTACACCTATAGCCACATTGGCACATCCCATTTATTCAGAAGAAGAATATAAAAATCCTAATATTGTTAAGGTAGTCTTAAATAAAAATCAAGAAGCTATGTATTTTAGTCGCTCACTCATTCCTTTTTTAAGGAATAAAAATCCTGAATTATCGATATTGAGACATATTGGGTTATATGCTTATCGTGCTCAATTTCTAAAAACCTATTATAAACTAGGCACTTCCTCATTAGAACACGTAGAGTCATTGGAACAATTAAGAATTTTATGGCATGGCTATGCAATTAGTGTACTAGTGACAGAAGAAAAGACTAGTATAGGTGTTGATACACCAGAAGACTTAAATAAAGTAATTGAATTAATTAAAAAAAATAAGGAATTATTATGA
- a CDS encoding Trm112 family protein, which translates to MDKKLFEILVCPITKGKLIYLPEKQELISKQIKLAFPIKDGIPILLESQARTISQEEYDALS; encoded by the coding sequence ATGGATAAGAAACTATTTGAAATACTAGTTTGCCCTATCACTAAAGGCAAGCTAATCTATCTTCCTGAAAAACAGGAATTAATTTCTAAACAGATAAAACTGGCCTTTCCTATTAAAGATGGCATTCCTATCTTACTGGAATCTCAGGCCAGAACTATCTCACAGGAAGAGTATGACGCCCTCAGCTGA
- a CDS encoding tetraacyldisaccharide 4'-kinase, with amino-acid sequence MKIIFSKLRKIVETHWQKSNPITSIVLTPLSFLYKLASKTRFWLYQQSILASQKHPLPIIVIGNLHVGGTGKTPTVIYLAQELTQKGFKVGIVSRGYARNSHETLQVYIHGSAKKYGDEPLLIAQKTNCPTVVSPQRNHAINYLLNHFPDLDIIISDDGLQHYQMKRDIEIVVFPYNDVNKPLKLLPNGPLRESLTRLQSIPFILISNIPEDAINKYQVRESIASYHSKIFFSKTQSNKLYLLNQPEQVIQFSFFYHKQVAVACAVANPERFFSKIEESGITIRDKIVFQDHKTLPIKELAKQYECVIITEKDAVKIHNISLNNVFVLPITISVESGFPDAVIDYLKEHYNRN; translated from the coding sequence ATGAAGATTATTTTTTCAAAACTCAGAAAAATAGTAGAGACTCATTGGCAAAAATCTAACCCAATTACCTCAATTGTTTTAACACCTTTATCATTTTTATACAAACTAGCTAGTAAAACTAGATTTTGGCTATACCAACAATCCATTCTTGCTTCACAAAAACATCCATTACCCATTATTGTAATAGGTAACCTACATGTGGGAGGAACCGGCAAAACACCAACAGTCATTTACCTAGCACAAGAACTTACTCAAAAAGGTTTTAAAGTCGGGATTGTCAGTCGAGGTTATGCTAGAAATTCCCATGAAACTTTACAGGTGTACATTCATGGATCTGCCAAAAAATACGGTGACGAACCATTATTAATTGCTCAAAAAACAAATTGCCCAACAGTTGTTTCTCCACAACGTAATCATGCAATTAACTATCTACTCAACCATTTCCCTGATTTAGATATAATTATTAGTGATGATGGACTCCAGCACTACCAAATGAAAAGGGATATAGAAATTGTCGTTTTCCCTTATAACGATGTTAATAAACCTTTAAAGTTATTACCTAACGGCCCCTTAAGAGAGTCCTTGACTAGATTACAGTCCATACCTTTTATTTTGATTTCTAATATACCAGAAGATGCTATTAATAAATATCAAGTTAGGGAATCTATTGCTTCTTATCACAGTAAAATATTTTTTTCAAAAACTCAGTCTAATAAACTATATCTACTCAATCAACCAGAGCAAGTCATTCAATTTAGTTTTTTCTATCATAAACAAGTGGCTGTAGCTTGTGCTGTTGCTAACCCAGAAAGATTTTTTTCTAAGATAGAAGAATCAGGCATTACTATACGTGATAAAATTGTTTTTCAGGATCATAAAACACTCCCTATTAAAGAGTTAGCAAAGCAATATGAATGTGTTATCATCACGGAAAAAGACGCAGTAAAAATTCATAACATATCACTTAACAATGTTTTTGTTCTACCCATCACAATATCTGTTGAAAGTGGTTTCCCCGATGCGGTTATTGATTATTTAAAAGAACATTACAATAGGAATTAA
- a CDS encoding DEAD/DEAH box helicase gives MNPFTSLGLSPEIVNTLNQLGFEEPTDIQKTAIPIIMAGNDLLAIAQTGTGKTATYALPTIERLKRYANNSTSPAMHPVRMLVLVPTRELAQQVQENIALFVQHIPLRYAVLYGGTNINPQIEQLRQGIEILIATVGRLNDLIEQKAVQLNKVEIVILDEADKMLDIGFFDDICKIFSHLPNKKQTALFSATFSKQIELLTKEFLYQPQRIEIAPKNTTNINVVQHFVGVDNPQKRTLLYTLISELNMYQVIIFCNTKATVERVAHYLTRKRISVLSIHGDKTQSNRTDTLLKFKQGNIQALVATDVAARGLDIEALPFVINYDLPQQVENYVHRIGRTGRAGANGVAISLVEESNIEQYQNILSLTKQNIRIEFIDLYKPYWYQKKKIALEIQNPSPLSEQLNTSRQSKENTLIICQPIPGRKKYIRKKEDCALLLPNYGLDQSS, from the coding sequence TTGAACCCATTTACCTCACTTGGATTGTCACCAGAAATAGTTAACACACTAAATCAGTTAGGTTTTGAAGAACCTACTGATATTCAAAAGACTGCTATTCCAATAATTATGGCTGGAAATGATTTACTTGCTATCGCTCAAACTGGAACTGGTAAAACTGCTACCTATGCACTGCCTACAATTGAGCGCCTCAAAAGATATGCAAATAATAGTACTTCCCCTGCCATGCATCCTGTTAGGATGTTAGTTTTAGTACCTACTCGTGAACTCGCTCAACAGGTTCAAGAAAATATTGCCTTATTCGTACAACATATTCCTCTTAGATACGCAGTTCTTTATGGCGGGACAAATATTAACCCTCAAATTGAACAACTGCGGCAAGGCATTGAAATTTTAATAGCAACAGTTGGCCGTCTAAATGATTTAATTGAACAAAAAGCAGTACAATTGAATAAGGTAGAAATTGTTATTTTAGATGAAGCAGATAAAATGCTCGATATTGGTTTCTTTGATGATATTTGTAAAATATTTAGCCATTTACCTAATAAAAAACAAACAGCTTTGTTTTCAGCTACTTTTTCCAAACAAATAGAACTTCTGACTAAAGAATTTTTATACCAACCACAACGTATTGAAATAGCACCAAAAAATACAACTAATATTAATGTAGTACAGCATTTTGTGGGTGTTGATAATCCACAAAAAAGGACACTGTTGTATACTTTGATTTCTGAACTAAATATGTATCAGGTGATTATTTTTTGCAATACCAAAGCAACGGTAGAGAGAGTAGCACATTATTTAACACGAAAAAGAATAAGTGTACTTTCTATTCATGGCGATAAAACTCAGAGTAACCGAACAGATACATTATTGAAATTTAAACAAGGCAATATACAGGCATTAGTTGCTACTGATGTTGCAGCAAGAGGATTAGATATTGAAGCATTACCTTTTGTGATTAATTATGATTTACCACAACAAGTTGAGAATTATGTACATAGAATTGGTCGCACAGGGCGTGCAGGTGCCAATGGTGTTGCTATTTCATTGGTTGAAGAATCTAACATAGAACAATATCAAAATATTTTGTCCTTAACCAAACAAAATATTAGAATTGAATTTATTGATCTTTATAAACCTTACTGGTATCAAAAGAAAAAAATTGCACTTGAAATCCAAAATCCATCTCCACTGTCAGAACAACTTAATACATCCAGACAAAGCAAAGAAAATACTTTAATTATTTGTCAACCAATTCCTGGCAGAAAGAAATACATCAGAAAAAAAGAAGACTGTGCATTGTTACTTCCCAATTACGGACTAGATCAATCTAGTTAA
- a CDS encoding type I pantothenate kinase translates to METTKQKNLTPYLTFDREQWSELRNNVPLTLTEQDLKPLLGLNENLSLDEVSTIFLPLVRLINYYIEENIRRQNVLHNFLGIKLKTMPYIIGIAGSVASGKSTTSRILQTILSQWPNRRKVDLVTTDGFLYDMNTLVEKNLMNRKGFPESYNMHKLLRFIYDVKSGKRHIKVPLYSQLTYDIIPNQHEIVDQPDILILEGLNILQDNTVNLDSDHLVFVSDFVDFSIYVDASEKLLEKWFLERFLKLRDVAFKDPNSYFHSYTLISAEEAIVFAKDVWKNINGLNLQENILPTRERADLILTKGENHTIDTVKLKK, encoded by the coding sequence ATGGAAACAACCAAACAAAAAAACTTAACCCCCTATCTCACTTTTGACAGAGAACAATGGTCAGAGTTAAGAAATAATGTACCATTAACACTAACTGAACAAGATTTAAAACCATTATTAGGCCTTAACGAAAATCTTTCTTTGGATGAGGTTAGTACTATTTTTTTACCGCTAGTACGTTTGATTAATTACTACATTGAAGAAAATATCAGACGTCAAAATGTATTACATAACTTTTTGGGGATTAAACTTAAAACTATGCCTTATATTATAGGTATCGCCGGTAGTGTTGCTTCTGGAAAAAGTACTACATCTCGTATTTTACAAACTATCCTCAGTCAATGGCCAAATCGAAGAAAAGTAGATCTGGTCACAACTGATGGCTTTTTATACGATATGAATACACTAGTAGAAAAAAACCTTATGAATAGAAAAGGTTTTCCTGAGTCTTATAACATGCATAAACTACTGCGATTTATATATGATGTAAAATCTGGGAAAAGACACATCAAAGTACCACTTTATTCACAACTTACTTATGATATTATCCCTAACCAGCACGAAATAGTTGACCAGCCCGATATATTGATACTAGAGGGTCTAAATATTTTACAAGACAACACAGTTAATTTAGATTCTGACCATCTTGTTTTTGTTTCTGATTTTGTGGATTTTTCTATTTATGTAGATGCCAGTGAAAAGTTACTAGAAAAATGGTTTTTAGAAAGATTTCTTAAATTAAGAGATGTTGCTTTTAAAGATCCAAATTCTTATTTTCACTCTTACACACTAATTAGTGCTGAAGAAGCGATAGTATTTGCCAAAGACGTATGGAAAAATATTAATGGTCTAAATCTACAAGAAAATATTTTACCTACTAGAGAACGAGCTGATTTAATTCTAACTAAAGGTGAAAATCATACAATTGACACAGTTAAATTAAAGAAATAA